The following proteins are encoded in a genomic region of Verrucomicrobiota bacterium:
- a CDS encoding methyltransferase produces the protein MTEIPPDTSRARDWEGRYQEGHTPWDKGAASPGLLDFLRTHPWQGRRVVVPGCGLGHDVRALAAAGLESVGLDIAPSAIAAAQAAPAVPLASFHQADLFQLPARWRGAFDCVWEHTCFCAISPLHRQEYVAAIASLLRPGGTFLAVFFLDPETQSGPPFGTTKEELHRRFDRSFEVEQEWQPENAYPGRVGREWMWRARLR, from the coding sequence ATGACAGAGATCCCTCCCGACACCAGCAGAGCCCGGGACTGGGAAGGCCGGTATCAAGAAGGCCACACCCCCTGGGACAAAGGAGCCGCCAGCCCTGGCCTACTCGATTTTCTGCGGACCCACCCCTGGCAGGGCCGCCGCGTGGTCGTCCCGGGCTGCGGGCTGGGGCACGACGTCCGCGCCCTGGCAGCGGCTGGCCTGGAAAGCGTCGGTCTCGACATCGCCCCCTCCGCCATCGCAGCGGCCCAGGCCGCACCGGCCGTGCCCTTGGCTAGCTTCCATCAAGCCGACCTCTTCCAGCTGCCAGCTCGCTGGCGAGGGGCCTTTGACTGCGTCTGGGAGCACACCTGTTTTTGTGCGATTTCACCCCTTCATCGCCAGGAATATGTCGCGGCCATCGCCTCCCTCCTGCGCCCCGGCGGAACCTTCCTGGCCGTCTTCTTCCTCGATCCCGAAACCCAGTCCGGCCCACCCTTTGGCACCACCAAAGAAGAACTCCACCGCCGCTTCGACCGCTCCTTCGAGGTCGAGCAAGAATGGCAACCCGAAAACGCCTACCCCGGCCGGGTGGGCCGCGAATGGATGTGGCGAGCCCGCCTTCGCTAA
- a CDS encoding ribonuclease P protein component, whose product MRLPRNRRMSGRGEFLLTRAEGSSRKTRRLILSVHRDPALSSLRVAFITPKHLGQAVLRNQLRRRLRHILQTSGLDPAAPLRIVTIARHPARDAPFAQLQKDWLYLARKLELPLLARP is encoded by the coding sequence ATGCGCCTGCCTCGAAACCGCCGCATGAGCGGCCGCGGGGAATTCCTGCTCACCCGCGCCGAAGGCAGCTCTCGCAAGACCCGCCGCCTCATTCTGAGCGTCCACCGGGATCCCGCCTTGAGCAGCCTGCGTGTGGCCTTCATCACGCCCAAACACCTCGGCCAAGCAGTCCTGCGCAACCAACTTCGCCGTCGCCTCCGCCACATCCTGCAAACCTCCGGCCTCGACCCGGCGGCTCCCCTGCGCATCGTGACCATCGCTCGTCATCCGGCCAGGGACGCCCCCTTCGCTCAACTGCAAAAAGACTGGCTCTACCTGGCTCGCAAACTGGAGCTCCCCCTCCTCGCTCGCCCTTGA
- the yidD gene encoding membrane protein insertion efficiency factor YidD — protein MNRLLQLFIRGYQRFGSPILHALAGPLCGCRYSPTCSQYFLDALKIHGSLRGLALGLWRLLRCQPWGGSGMDPVPPRRPASRAFLDTLSS, from the coding sequence ATGAATCGCCTGCTCCAGCTTTTCATCCGCGGCTACCAGCGTTTTGGCTCGCCCATTTTGCACGCATTGGCCGGCCCTCTTTGCGGCTGTCGCTACTCGCCCACCTGCTCACAGTATTTCCTTGATGCCTTGAAAATTCATGGAAGCCTTCGAGGCCTCGCGCTGGGGCTTTGGCGGCTCTTGCGCTGCCAGCCGTGGGGGGGCAGTGGAATGGACCCGGTCCCGCCCCGCCGCCCGGCCTCTCGCGCCTTCCTCGACACCCTCTCCTCCTAA
- the yidC gene encoding membrane protein insertase YidC: MDRKAWIVIIICAVLFFVNMWDVSRKQQEREAWERENRPPPAEQDPTTIAEEAPGEEAPDGSLVQPTRPPTPERPAEELATLSTDEAKFIFTTHGGGIKAVEILNDETTSEGEFGPVTLNRFGNHPIGALTRGVGKVDDTPFTLLSQTNDEVVFQGTTRDGLAITKTYQLTQGDLEGDLYRVDLHLRLASPQGVFSSESLGLYAGSLGPLQESEWENQTGFAIRADGDSEYKDVNYFKKGWFRAARESYNQSFEKVAWAGVTNQFYATLLHLPEAKDATVWAIRYAAQIPGSDKEKYRAALSLSLPAVSLNPETPAQEFTFEIFAGPKKYPMLTKMEGEWSEIMLYGELPVVGWLASPFSKLLNRGMNGIEGFFRSVPGSFGIAIVLVTLLIRIVLWPLHHRSQRTMKRMAKLGPIMKELREKYQDDAKKLNEETMKLYRDYGVNPLGGCLPMLLQMPIFFGFYRMLMNAVELRHEAFLWVGDLSQPDTIFQVLGFPVNVLPLLMGATMIWQMKVTPQAGDPTQQKIMMFMPLIFLVVCYGFASALALYWTTQNIFSVGQTYLTRNLPEPELKKKPPQKKRSLPQPPSPCQNPNQKPKKKKKRPPRTGG, from the coding sequence ATGGATCGCAAAGCCTGGATCGTCATTATCATCTGCGCCGTCCTCTTCTTCGTGAACATGTGGGACGTCAGTCGCAAACAACAGGAGCGCGAGGCCTGGGAACGCGAAAATCGACCCCCTCCCGCCGAACAGGATCCCACCACCATCGCGGAAGAAGCCCCCGGCGAAGAGGCCCCGGACGGCTCACTCGTGCAGCCAACTCGCCCTCCCACCCCGGAACGCCCCGCAGAGGAATTGGCCACCCTCAGCACCGACGAAGCCAAGTTCATCTTCACCACTCACGGCGGAGGCATCAAGGCGGTCGAAATCCTCAATGATGAAACCACCTCCGAGGGCGAATTCGGCCCCGTCACCCTCAATCGCTTCGGCAACCACCCCATCGGCGCCCTCACCCGCGGCGTGGGCAAAGTGGACGACACCCCCTTCACCCTCCTCAGCCAGACCAATGACGAAGTTGTCTTCCAAGGAACGACCCGAGACGGCCTCGCCATCACCAAAACCTACCAACTCACGCAGGGGGACCTCGAAGGCGATCTCTACCGCGTCGACCTCCACCTCCGCCTCGCCTCCCCCCAAGGCGTCTTCTCCTCCGAAAGCCTCGGCCTCTACGCCGGCAGCCTCGGGCCCCTCCAGGAAAGCGAATGGGAAAACCAGACAGGCTTCGCCATTCGCGCGGATGGCGATAGCGAATACAAGGACGTCAACTACTTCAAAAAAGGCTGGTTCCGCGCCGCCCGCGAGAGCTACAACCAATCCTTTGAAAAAGTCGCTTGGGCCGGGGTCACCAACCAATTCTACGCCACCCTTCTCCACCTCCCGGAAGCCAAGGACGCCACCGTCTGGGCCATCCGCTACGCCGCGCAGATTCCTGGGAGCGACAAAGAAAAATACCGCGCCGCCCTCTCCCTATCCTTACCGGCCGTCAGCCTGAATCCCGAAACCCCAGCGCAGGAATTCACCTTCGAAATCTTCGCCGGACCCAAGAAATATCCCATGCTCACCAAAATGGAGGGAGAGTGGTCTGAAATCATGCTCTATGGCGAGCTGCCCGTGGTCGGCTGGCTGGCCTCGCCCTTCAGCAAGCTCCTCAACCGGGGAATGAATGGCATCGAAGGCTTCTTCCGCTCGGTGCCCGGCTCCTTCGGGATCGCCATCGTCCTCGTGACCCTCCTGATTCGGATCGTCCTCTGGCCCCTCCATCACCGTTCCCAGCGGACCATGAAGCGGATGGCCAAGCTCGGGCCCATCATGAAAGAGCTGCGGGAAAAGTATCAGGACGATGCCAAAAAGCTCAACGAAGAGACCATGAAGCTCTACCGGGACTACGGAGTCAATCCCCTGGGCGGCTGCCTCCCCATGCTCCTGCAAATGCCCATCTTCTTCGGCTTCTACCGCATGCTCATGAACGCGGTCGAACTTCGCCATGAAGCCTTTCTCTGGGTGGGGGATCTCTCGCAGCCGGACACCATTTTCCAAGTGCTCGGTTTCCCCGTGAATGTCCTGCCCCTCCTCATGGGGGCCACCATGATCTGGCAGATGAAAGTCACCCCCCAGGCGGGCGACCCCACCCAGCAGAAAATCATGATGTTCATGCCACTGATTTTTCTCGTCGTCTGCTACGGTTTCGCCTCCGCCCTCGCGCTTTATTGGACCACCCAAAACATCTTCAGCGTGGGCCAGACCTACCTCACACGAAACCTGCCCGAGCCC